AGGCGACAGAGCTGTTCTCTGCAGAGCAGTATGCTGCGCTGCTCTGGGTGATCGTGTCGATCAACTCATTCAATCGCGTTGCGATCGCGGGTCGTTATGAGATCGGTCCGCGATGAAGTTAGGCGTGGCTATACTAAAAACATGGTGAACGAGATCCAATCGCGGGGCGTCGGTGCCCGCGCGCGGCGCGAATCGCGCGGTCTCGGTCACGTCTACCTGCTCACGGCCGATGAGACATCGATCGCCGAGCTCGAGGCGGCGCTGCAGGCGCTTCCGTACTGCGCGCGCGGTCGCGTGTTCGTCGAAGTCGACTCGGCTGCCGACATCTCTCGCATCGATGTGCCGACCCGCATGACGGTGACGTGGCTCACGCGGGGTACCCGGTCCGGTGCGCCGGGAACGGGCGCCGCATGTGCCAACGGCGAAGCGGTGAGCCGTGCTGTCAAGGCGTGGTCCGATGAAATGCTCTACGGCTCGACGGACACTCCGCACATCTGGCTCGGTGGTCACTATCGCGGGGTCTCTGCCGTGCACGAACATCTTGTCGCCGAACTCGGGGTGGATCCCGAGCGCATCGTCACTCCTGCCCTCTACGGTCTGAGGCGCTGACTCCGTCGTGACTGCGTCGATTCCCGCCGTCACCCTGCGCACGGGACACGAGATTCCGCAGATCGGGCTCGGCGTCTACAAGGTTCCCGACGACGAAGCATGCGACGTTGTTCTCACGGCGCTCGAATGCGGCTACCGGCACATCGACACGGCGACTCTGTATGCAAATGAGTCGGGGGTCGGCGAAGGCATTCGACGCAGCGGCATTGCCCGCGACGACCTTTTTGTCACGACGAAGGTGTGGGACGCCGATCACGGTTTCGACAAGACGCTGCGCGCGTTCGACGAGAGTGCGCGTCTTCTCGGCCTCGACTATGTCGACCTCTATCTCATTCATTGGCCCGTTCCGAGCAGAAACCTCTATGTCGAGACATGGCGCGCGCTCGAACGGCTACACCGCGAGGGACGGGTCCGCTCGATCGGCGTCTCGAACTTTCACCCGCACCATCTCGAACGGCTGATGGGGGAGTCAGACACGGCGCCCGCCGTGAACCAGATCGAACTGCATCCGTGGCTCCCGCAACGAGACGTCCGGGCGTACAACAGCCGCCACGGAATCGCCACGGAGGCGTGGTCGCCGTTTGCCCGGGGTCGGATTCTCGACGATCCCCTGCTGTCGGCGCTCGCGCGCACGTACGCCGTGACACCGGCTCAGATCCTCGTGCGCTGGCATCTGCAACTCGGCAACATCGTGATACCCAAGTCGGTGACGCCCAGCCGCATCCGTTCAAATATCGATGTCGCGGGATTCGAGCTCGGAGCAGAAGATCTTGAGGCGATCGGCCGCCTCGAATCGGGGGAGCGAACGGGACAGGATCCCGACGTCCATGGGCAATGACTCACGTCACTTGCGAGATTTAGGTTAGGCAACCCATACTAGAAGGGTGACGTACAAGACGGATGCTGCAGAGCTGACAGAGGAGCGCCCAGCGTTCAGCAACTTCGATCTTCGCGTGTCGCGGGTCCGGCAGCTCAGCCCGCACTTCACGAGAGTCACTTTCGCCGGCGAGGAGCTCGCGTACTTCGGAACCGAGGGACTCGACCAGCGCATCAAGGTGGTCCTCCCGCTTCCCGACACCGGTTTCGATACCTTCCCCATGGGTGCTGACTGGTACAGCGAATGGCGCGATCTCCCGGAGCACCAGCGAAACCCGTTCCGCACCTACTCGATCCGTGACATTCGCGTCGAGGATCGTGAACTCGACGTCGACTTCGTCGCCCACGGCGACGGCGGTCCGGCTTCACAATGGGCGGCGAGTGCGCGCGCGGGTGACCGTGTCGTCGTGGTCGGCCCTGATTCGCGCAGCGCCGCTCGCGGGGTCGGTCTCACGTGGAATCCTGGCTCGGCGAAGCACTTGCTCATCGCGGGAGATGAGACGGCAGTTCCCGCGGTCAGCGCGATTCTCGAATCGCTGCCCCGCGACGCCGTCGGCCGCGTCTTTCTCGAAGTGCCGTGCCCCGACGACATTCTGCCGCTTGACGCCCCGACGGGTGTGATCGTGCAGTGGATTCCGCGCATGGCACCCGAACGCGACTACGGTCTCGGGCTCGTTGCATCGGTGTGCGACTGGGTGCGCGAGCACGTGCGCACCGTTTCTTCACCGGCGAGCACGATCGACGACATCGATGTCGATCGTGAGATCCTCTGGGACGTTCCCGACGGTGTCGATGCGCCGGGGGCGGGCGACATGTACGCGTGGATCGCTGGCGAAGCGTCTGCGATCAAGACGATCAGGCGTTTCCTCGTTTCCGAATCGGGACTGGATCGCCGGTCGGTCGCTTTCATGGGGTACTGGCGACTCGGCAGAGCCGAGAGCTGAGCCACGATGACCCGTTTCGAAAGGACACGTGTGTCGTCATTTCGCTCGATGAGCGTTGCTCTGGCCGCGGTCGCGTCCGTCGTCGTCCTCAGTGGATGTGCGTCCACCGCGGCCGAGAGCGAGTCGGCCGAATCGGCGAACGGCGCATTTCCCGTCAGCATCCACAGCGCGCTCGGCACGGCCGAGATACCCTCAGAGCCCGAACGCATCGTCACGCTCGGCCAGGGAACAGCCGACACGGTCGTTGCGCTGGGACTGACGCCGGTTGCCGTTGAGGCAGATCCGTGGGGCGGTGACGACGAGGGGTATCAGCCATGGGTGCGCGAAGCCATCGAAGAGCGGGGAGATGAGCTTCCAGCTCTCATCGAAGCCGGGGCAGAACTCGACATTGATGCAATCGTCGCGGCTGACCCCGATGTGATCCTTGCCCCGCAGTCCGGACTGACGCAGGACCAGTTCGACGTGCTCAACGACCTCGCGCCAACCGTCGCATACCCTGGGCAGGCGTGGAGCACCGCATGGGACGAGCAGATTCGTCTCATCGGTGAAGCCCTCGGGCGAACCGCCGATGCAGCAGAGCTGTCCGACGAGATCATCGAAACGCTCACAGCTGTCGCGGAGTCTCATCCGGAATGGGAGGGTACGACGTTCGCGTACACATTCACGTCGACGCCCGGAACGCTCGGTGTCTTCCAGCCCACGGAGCCGCGCGCAGCGCTCCTTGAACTCATGGGTCTCACGCCCGCGGACTTCATCACCGAGCTGCCCGTCAACGAAGGCACGTCGTCGAGCACCCTCGGGCTCGAGAATGCCGACGCGCTCGACGACACAGATCTTCTTTTCACCTGGTTCGGGGACGAGGCAGCGCAGAAAGACGTCGAATCTCAGCCTCTCTATGCTCAGATTCCCGCCATCGAGCGCGGTTCTGACGTCACCATTTATGACCATCAGTTCGTGACTGCGGCAAGCCTCATCACGCCGTTGAGCGTTCCCTGGGTGGTTGACGAATACACCCAGCTCATCGAAGAAGCCATGGAGAACCTCTGATGACCCGACTGACCGGAGTCGTGGCCGCCGCCGCGATCATTGCCCTTTCGCTCGCGGGCTGCTCGACAGCATCCGAGTCACCAGGCGACGAGTCGACGAGCGATGGCGCATTCCCCGTGACGATCGAAAGTGCCCTCGGCACCGCGGAGATTCCCGAAAAGCCCGAACGTATCGTCTCGATCGGCTGGGGAACGCCCGACATCGTCGTCGCACTCGGTGAGACACCCGTCGCGATCGAAGAAGACACGTGGGCTGGCGACGACGACGGGCTGCTGCCGTGGCTTCGCGACGCGATCGAGAAGAGCGGTGAACAGCTCCCCGAGACCTTCAGCGTGTATCCCGAGATCGACATGGATGCTGTCGTGAAGGCCGATCCCGACGTCATTCTCGCTCCGCAGTCCGGGCTTACACAGGATCAGTACGATGTGCTGTCGCAGCTCGCTCCAACGGTCGCGTACCCGGATGCTGCGTGGCAGACCGACTGGAAGACGCAGATCTCGACAGTGGCGACAGCGCTGGGGCAGACGGATGCTGCAGACGAGCTGATCGGCGGGATCGAGACGCAGCTCGCAGATGCGGCTGCTGAACACCCTGAATTCGAGGGCCTGACGTTCGCCTACGTCTACGCGGGCAAACCGGGAGAGCTTTCGGTCTATCTCAAGGGCGACCCTCGAGTCGACTTGCTTACGGCGCTCGGATTCGAACTCGACCCCGCGGTCGCCGATCTTCAGCCCGCAGAGGGCACGTTCACGGCGACGATCGGCATGGAGAACGCCGACATGCTGAGCGATGTCGATGTGCTGTTCACGTGGTACAACTCCGACGACGAGAAGGCCGCCGTTGTCGAGCAGGAGCTGTGGCAGCAGATTCCCGCCGTGCAGAGTGGCGCCGTCGTCGAGTTCATCTCGAATCGAGAACTCGGAATGGCGACGAGCGTGCTCACTCCACTGAGTGTTCCGTGGGCGCTCGACGAGTATCTTCCGCTGATTTCGGAGGGCGTCTCGCACGTCGATGGCTGATCGTCGACGGCACGGTGCCGGCCGCTACGCCATCGGCGTGGCGGCCGCTCTGATGCTGCTCGCCATCGCTGTCGCGCTGAGCCTCGGCGTCGGCTCGAAGCCACTTGAGCTAGCACAGATCATGGCTTCGATCGGCGGCAACGGCGATGAGTACGTCGATGCCGTTCTCGCAAGCCGCGTTCCGAGAACCGTGCTCGGACTCATCGTCGGTGCAGCTCTCGCTGTCGCGGGAGGAGTGATGCAGGGGGTGACGCGTAATCCGCTTGCGGATCCGGGGCTTTTCGGAATCAACGTCGGAGCCGCGGGAGCGATCGTCACGGGTATCGCGTTCTTCGGTGCAACGGTGACGGGATATGTGTGGCTTGCCCTCCTCGGAGCTGTCGTCGCCGTCGTCATCGTCTACGCGCTCGGCTCATCAAACGGACAGTCGGCGGGGACTCGTATCGTGCTCGCCGGAGCCGTCGTGACCGCGGTCTTCTCCGCCTATGTGCAGGCCGTGTCCCTGAGCTTTCCTGAGGTCTTCGACGCGTATCGCTACTGGGTGGTCGGGTCGCTTGCCGGGCGCAGTCTCGATCAGGCCTGGCTGATCCTGCCTTTCATCATCGTCGGTCTGCTTCTCGCGTTCGTTCTGGCGCCCGGGCTCAATACGCTCGCTCTCGGTGACGACATCGCGGCATCGCTGGGGCAGCGCCCGCTCGTTGTTCGGCTCTTCAGCGGAGTGTCGGTCGCCGTTCTCGCCGGCGCTGCGACAGCCGGTGTGGGGCCAGTGCTCTTCGTCGGGCTGGCCGTGCCGCATATCGCGCGTTCGGTCTCCGGCCCCGACCACCGCCGTCTGCTTCCGCTGTGCCTCATTCTCGGCCCGGTACTGCTTCTCCTCTCCGACGTCCTCGGCCGGGTGATCGCTCGACCCGACGAGCTCATGGTGGGCGTCATGACGGCGATCGTCGGAGCGCCAGCTCTGTTTATCGCGCTGCGTCGAATGCGAGGTGAGCGGCGATGACCGGGCATCATCGCACAGTGCGGATCGGCAGGCGGCTGTCTCTGCTCGTTCACATCCGCACGATGATCGTGTGCGCCCTCCTTGCCATGGCCGTCGTCGTGCTCGCGGTGCTCACGCTCGGACTCGGTGATCTCGGTGTGCCGCTCTCGGAGCTTCCCTCGGCTCTTGCGGGTGACTCGGGTGCGAGCAGCTTCGTGGTGCAGACTCTTCGCGGGCCGAGACTTCTCGTCGCTCTCGGTGCTGGTGCGGCATTTGGGGTGAGCGGATCGCTTTTCCAGCGCGTGACGCGCAATCCGCTTGGCAGTCCCGACGTCATCGGGCTCACGGCCGGTGCGTCCGCGGGCGCCGTCGCCTTCGGCATCCTCTGGCCTGGAGTCGTGCCTCTGCCGCTCGGTGCTGTCCTGGGGGCTGCGGCTGCGATCGGGGTCGTCTACATTGCGACGGGTACCGGTTTCGCGTCGCCCGGAAAGCTGATCATCGCCGGAATCGGTGTGCAGGCTATTGCTCTGTCGTTCGTGCAGTTCATGCTCACACGTGTGAAGAGCGAGCAGGCGACAGTCTTGGCGACGTGGCTGAATGGCAGCCTCGAAGCTCGATCGCTCGGCGATGTCGGGATCATCGCCGTTGTGCTCGGTGTCTTCGGAGCTGCTGCTCTTGTGCTGTCGCGTCGGCTTTCCATCGTCGAGATGGGTGATGACATCGCCGATGGCGTCGGGGCGTCGGCGAGCCGTACACGAACCATCGCCGTGACAATCGCGATTGTTCTCGCAGCGGGAGGAGTCGCGGTCTGCGGCCCCGTTGCGTTCATCGCGCTCATGGCTCCGCATCTTGCGCGCCTTCTCACACGCTCGCAGTCACCCGTTGCAGCCGGTCTCACGGGGTCGGTGCTCCTCATGCTTGCCGACGTGATGGTGCAGTTCTCGCCGCTTCCGAATCAGCTGCCCGTCGGTGTGGTCACCGCCGTGATCGGAGGAATCTTCCTCGGGGGACTCCTCGTGTCGCAGTGGCGCAAGGGCGCACTGTAGGCGGACTCTGTCTGCGCGAGTTCTCGGCGACGTCGGGCACACCACGCAGCGCTTCGAGCTAGCGTACTCGTGCGTATTGTGCGTCGGACCCGCCGCGCTGTCGGGAACGCGGCAGATAGCCGCCCTTCTCAAGGCCGGCCTCAATCTCGAACCGATTCTTCATCGGATCGAACCCCTCGAGCGCATACAGCACAGGGAACAGCAGGCCGTACGTACGCCATTGCTGCTTGTGCACGGCCTCGTGCTCGAGCACGTCTGCGCTCACGTTCGTTCGCGTGAGGTAGCACGCGCCCACGCACGAGCCTCCGCGCCCGAAGGTCCATCGGGGCATGCCGCGAAAGATGAAGAGTCCGTTCTTGCGTTCAACTCGCCCCGTCGACCAGATGAAGCCCCACACGAGACCGACGAGGGTTCCGTAGGCGTAGCCGAGCAGGCTGAGGGGAGAATTCGTGAGGATGCTGCGAATCACTCGGCTTCCGCCTGCCGCGCCTTTTCGAGCACACGCAGCCACGCTTCGCTCATGGTCGGGAACGCTGGAACCGCGTGCCAGAGCCGGTGCAACGGCACCTCTCCCACAACGGCGATGGTCGCAGCGTGCAGCATCTCGGCGACGTCATCGCCGACGAGCGTTGCGCCGAGCACGATGTGCCGCTCCGTGTCGATCACGGCGCGGAGGGTGCCTTCGTAGCCGTCTGCGTGCAGGGCCGCGCCAGCGACGGATCCGAGGTCGATGTCGATCGTCCGCACGCTCCGGCCCGCCTTTCGTGCGGCGGCATCCGTCATGCCGACTGACGCCACTTGCGGGCTGCTGAACACGACAGACGGCACTGCGTCGTGGTCTGCCGTGGCTGTCGTCTCAGACCATGGTCGTGTATCAGGCACGTCCCCCGACGCGCGCGCAGCAATCGCTGCTGCGGCCGCACGTGCCTGGTACTTTCCCTGGTGCGTCAGCAGGGCGCGGTGGTTTACGTCTCCGGCCGCATACAGCCAGTCACCGGGCACGTCCTTGACGAGCATCGTCTCATCGACATCGATCCAGTCGCCTGGAGTGAGTCCGACTGCGTCGAAGCCGAGATCTGACGTTCCAGGGTTTCGTCCCGTTGCCATCAGCACGCGGTCGGCGGTGACGGTCTCGCCCGTGGAAAGCTGGAGCATCGCGCCGCGTTCAGTGCGGGAGAGCGCCTCGACGTCGGCAATCCGCACGTCCGCTCCCGCAGAGCGCAGGCGTTTTGCGACGGCGTCTCCGGCGAACGGCTCGTGTCCGGTCAGGAGTCCGCTTCTGGCGATGACTGTCACGTTCGATCCGAGCGACGTGAATGCGGTCGCCAGCTCGGCAGCAACGACACCACCGCCGACGATGGCGAGCGAATCGGGAACCTCCTCGGCGACCGTGGCATCGCGGCTCGTCCAGATCTCGACGTCGTCGATACCAGGCAGATCGGGAACATTGGCGACAGAGCCGGTGCACACCGCGACCGCGACGCGCGCTGTGAGAGTCGTCGTCTCAACTGCCGTGACTTCGACGGTGCGTTCGCCGGTCAGTCGTCCGCTGCCGCGAACCAGCGCGATTCCAGCATCCTCAAGCCATGACACCTGACCGGAGTCGTCGCCCTTGCCCGTGAACGAGTCACGGCGGGCCAGCACGGCAGCGACATCAAGTCCCCGAACGACAGATTGCGCGGCTCCGTCAACAGCGAGGGCGCCAGCACGCGCCGCGCCCGGTCTCAAGAGAGCCTTCGAAGGAATGCACGCGCGATACGAGCACTCGCCTCCCACTTTCTCCTGCTCGACAATGACGCATGAAAGCCCCGCCTGCGTCGCATAGTCGGCGACGTTCTCGCCCACGGGACCGGCGCCGATGACCACAACGTCGTATTCGCTCATGGTCTGACACTACCCGCGCGCGGGAATGAGCGGAATCAGCGCCGGGTCAGGGCGCCCAGAATGCGCAGAATCGCGGCTAGGTCGTCGGTCGCGGCAGCGGCGGATGCCGGTGCGAATCCGGTGATCCCGGCTCCGGCAACGTCGAAGTCTTCGCGGACACGCCCGATCAGCTCGACGAGGGACGTGAGTGGAATTCCAAACGGTTCGGCCCAGTGCGTGCCATCGATGTCCGCCGGGTCGAGAACATCGAGGTCGATATGCACGTAGACGTGCGAGGCGCCGACCGACGCCAGAGTCGCCACGATGTCGTCGGCCTCGTCGGCGCTCAGAGCATGGACACCGGAACGATCGAGGTACTCGGCTTCGGCATCATCGACCGAGCGGATGCCGGCGAGCACAACCTTTCCGTGTGGCACCGGGCGCGATGCCGCAAGTACGTCGTGGCCTTCGCCGAGCACGGAGCGCAGCGCCATGCCGTCGAATGCTCCGGAGAGCGACGTATCGGCCGTGTGCAGGTCGGGATGGGCGTCGAACCACAAGACGGCGAGATCGCCACCGGTGCGCTCCATCGCGTGATCGATCGCCGCGACCTCGATCCCGCAGCCGCCCCCGATGCTCACTGCTTGGTCGGCTGTGTTTGCGAGCTGTTCGCGCAGGCGCTCGCGCACCGCGACGAGCGACGTGAACCGGCGGATTCCGGTATCCAGCGCGTCGCCCGCTCCCGTCGGAACAGCAACGTCGTGCGTTGCGCTCGCAGGCAGGTCACCTCGGATCGCCTCCGCTCCGTCGATGAGCTGCATGGCTCGTGACGACGACGAGCCTTGCCACTGCGGAACGACCATGAAAGCAGTCATTACTCAAGTATGCGACGAGGACGCTGTGGCATCAGCATCCTGAGAACGAACGGGGGCGGGTGCCGAGAATCCTCGGCACCCGCCCCCGCGCTGCGTGCATCAGGACT
This DNA window, taken from Paramicrobacterium agarici, encodes the following:
- a CDS encoding iron-siderophore ABC transporter substrate-binding protein, which produces MTRLTGVVAAAAIIALSLAGCSTASESPGDESTSDGAFPVTIESALGTAEIPEKPERIVSIGWGTPDIVVALGETPVAIEEDTWAGDDDGLLPWLRDAIEKSGEQLPETFSVYPEIDMDAVVKADPDVILAPQSGLTQDQYDVLSQLAPTVAYPDAAWQTDWKTQISTVATALGQTDAADELIGGIETQLADAAAEHPEFEGLTFAYVYAGKPGELSVYLKGDPRVDLLTALGFELDPAVADLQPAEGTFTATIGMENADMLSDVDVLFTWYNSDDEKAAVVEQELWQQIPAVQSGAVVEFISNRELGMATSVLTPLSVPWALDEYLPLISEGVSHVDG
- a CDS encoding SIP domain-containing protein translates to MVNEIQSRGVGARARRESRGLGHVYLLTADETSIAELEAALQALPYCARGRVFVEVDSAADISRIDVPTRMTVTWLTRGTRSGAPGTGAACANGEAVSRAVKAWSDEMLYGSTDTPHIWLGGHYRGVSAVHEHLVAELGVDPERIVTPALYGLRR
- a CDS encoding aldo/keto reductase; the protein is MTASIPAVTLRTGHEIPQIGLGVYKVPDDEACDVVLTALECGYRHIDTATLYANESGVGEGIRRSGIARDDLFVTTKVWDADHGFDKTLRAFDESARLLGLDYVDLYLIHWPVPSRNLYVETWRALERLHREGRVRSIGVSNFHPHHLERLMGESDTAPAVNQIELHPWLPQRDVRAYNSRHGIATEAWSPFARGRILDDPLLSALARTYAVTPAQILVRWHLQLGNIVIPKSVTPSRIRSNIDVAGFELGAEDLEAIGRLESGERTGQDPDVHGQ
- a CDS encoding siderophore-interacting protein; its protein translation is MTYKTDAAELTEERPAFSNFDLRVSRVRQLSPHFTRVTFAGEELAYFGTEGLDQRIKVVLPLPDTGFDTFPMGADWYSEWRDLPEHQRNPFRTYSIRDIRVEDRELDVDFVAHGDGGPASQWAASARAGDRVVVVGPDSRSAARGVGLTWNPGSAKHLLIAGDETAVPAVSAILESLPRDAVGRVFLEVPCPDDILPLDAPTGVIVQWIPRMAPERDYGLGLVASVCDWVREHVRTVSSPASTIDDIDVDREILWDVPDGVDAPGAGDMYAWIAGEASAIKTIRRFLVSESGLDRRSVAFMGYWRLGRAES
- a CDS encoding FecCD family ABC transporter permease translates to MADRRRHGAGRYAIGVAAALMLLAIAVALSLGVGSKPLELAQIMASIGGNGDEYVDAVLASRVPRTVLGLIVGAALAVAGGVMQGVTRNPLADPGLFGINVGAAGAIVTGIAFFGATVTGYVWLALLGAVVAVVIVYALGSSNGQSAGTRIVLAGAVVTAVFSAYVQAVSLSFPEVFDAYRYWVVGSLAGRSLDQAWLILPFIIVGLLLAFVLAPGLNTLALGDDIAASLGQRPLVVRLFSGVSVAVLAGAATAGVGPVLFVGLAVPHIARSVSGPDHRRLLPLCLILGPVLLLLSDVLGRVIARPDELMVGVMTAIVGAPALFIALRRMRGERR
- a CDS encoding arginase family protein, translating into MTAFMVVPQWQGSSSSRAMQLIDGAEAIRGDLPASATHDVAVPTGAGDALDTGIRRFTSLVAVRERLREQLANTADQAVSIGGGCGIEVAAIDHAMERTGGDLAVLWFDAHPDLHTADTSLSGAFDGMALRSVLGEGHDVLAASRPVPHGKVVLAGIRSVDDAEAEYLDRSGVHALSADEADDIVATLASVGASHVYVHIDLDVLDPADIDGTHWAEPFGIPLTSLVELIGRVREDFDVAGAGITGFAPASAAAATDDLAAILRILGALTRR
- a CDS encoding Fe-S oxidoreductase; the encoded protein is MIRSILTNSPLSLLGYAYGTLVGLVWGFIWSTGRVERKNGLFIFRGMPRWTFGRGGSCVGACYLTRTNVSADVLEHEAVHKQQWRTYGLLFPVLYALEGFDPMKNRFEIEAGLEKGGYLPRSRQRGGSDAQYARVR
- a CDS encoding ABC transporter substrate-binding protein — protein: MSSFRSMSVALAAVASVVVLSGCASTAAESESAESANGAFPVSIHSALGTAEIPSEPERIVTLGQGTADTVVALGLTPVAVEADPWGGDDEGYQPWVREAIEERGDELPALIEAGAELDIDAIVAADPDVILAPQSGLTQDQFDVLNDLAPTVAYPGQAWSTAWDEQIRLIGEALGRTADAAELSDEIIETLTAVAESHPEWEGTTFAYTFTSTPGTLGVFQPTEPRAALLELMGLTPADFITELPVNEGTSSSTLGLENADALDDTDLLFTWFGDEAAQKDVESQPLYAQIPAIERGSDVTIYDHQFVTAASLITPLSVPWVVDEYTQLIEEAMENL
- a CDS encoding dihydrolipoyl dehydrogenase family protein, translated to MSEYDVVVIGAGPVGENVADYATQAGLSCVIVEQEKVGGECSYRACIPSKALLRPGAARAGALAVDGAAQSVVRGLDVAAVLARRDSFTGKGDDSGQVSWLEDAGIALVRGSGRLTGERTVEVTAVETTTLTARVAVAVCTGSVANVPDLPGIDDVEIWTSRDATVAEEVPDSLAIVGGGVVAAELATAFTSLGSNVTVIARSGLLTGHEPFAGDAVAKRLRSAGADVRIADVEALSRTERGAMLQLSTGETVTADRVLMATGRNPGTSDLGFDAVGLTPGDWIDVDETMLVKDVPGDWLYAAGDVNHRALLTHQGKYQARAAAAAIAARASGDVPDTRPWSETTATADHDAVPSVVFSSPQVASVGMTDAAARKAGRSVRTIDIDLGSVAGAALHADGYEGTLRAVIDTERHIVLGATLVGDDVAEMLHAATIAVVGEVPLHRLWHAVPAFPTMSEAWLRVLEKARQAEAE
- a CDS encoding FecCD family ABC transporter permease, encoding MTGHHRTVRIGRRLSLLVHIRTMIVCALLAMAVVVLAVLTLGLGDLGVPLSELPSALAGDSGASSFVVQTLRGPRLLVALGAGAAFGVSGSLFQRVTRNPLGSPDVIGLTAGASAGAVAFGILWPGVVPLPLGAVLGAAAAIGVVYIATGTGFASPGKLIIAGIGVQAIALSFVQFMLTRVKSEQATVLATWLNGSLEARSLGDVGIIAVVLGVFGAAALVLSRRLSIVEMGDDIADGVGASASRTRTIAVTIAIVLAAGGVAVCGPVAFIALMAPHLARLLTRSQSPVAAGLTGSVLLMLADVMVQFSPLPNQLPVGVVTAVIGGIFLGGLLVSQWRKGAL